The genomic region TACTTTAAGTGTTGCAGCTCCATACTTTTCAGCTACATCTGCGATTTTACGAAGCTGTTCTGCAGAAACTACACCACCTGGCAGGTGCGGTGCGATTGCGTATGTTTCCTGGTCTCTCTGCAGGATTGCTCCTTTCTCAAGTAAATCTTTTGCCATTTTGGTCACTCCTTCTTCCAAAATTCTCTTCTGGATTAATGGTATATTACAGATACTCACTTATATATTGGGTGGTTTCCTATAGGATACTATGAAAGATTGCACAATTTACAAAACGGTCGATATAGTCGGCAAAAAATGGTCGTTATGCATCTTGCATGAGCTTTACAAAGGTGAACATAAGTGTAAAAGGTTCAACGAGCTTAAAAATAAGTTACAGGATGTGACACCAAAGACACTTTCCACAAGGCTGAAGGAGCTGGAAGAACATGGCCTTGTTGATAAGATCGTTGACGATACAGTGTTCCCTATTAAATCAGAATACAGCTTGACAGAAAGCGGGGAAGAGTTCCTGCATGTGTTACAGAATATAAAGCAGTGGGGCTTGAAATGGCAGTTTGAGAATCCCGAATGTGGTGGCACCAACTGTAAGACATGTGAACTTTGACTTTTAAGAGGATTTATGTATAAGGAATTAAGACGCTCAAAAGAAGACAGGATACTTGCCGGTGTTTGCAGCGGTATTGGTCTTTATACGGGAATAGACCCGGTACTTGTCAGGCTCATATTTGCCGTAGGTACCTTTTTCAGTCTGGGTACCGGAATTCTTATCTATATTATTGCGTGGATTATCATTCCGGAAGAGTAAGACTCTGCGGTAGTAAATAGCTTTCTTGCTATCATTTTTCTCTTTATTTTCATTTTTCTATTCTGCCACAAACAATAAATAATCGGCAGTAAGTGTATTACTTATAATATATAATCGGGGTTCTGTATAATCGTTTCAGGTGGTACTATGTTCATTCAGCGTCCTATAGTGTATCTATCAGTTGTACTAATGATGATTTTTCTTGTATTTTCAGGTTGTATTGGTTCAGACGATGTTCATGAAGAAACAACTGATGTTCTGGATGCCAAACCAGAGGACACCGCAGATAATGCAGCGAAGAACCCGGATAATGATACTATGATTTCCGATACATTAACAATTACAAGTTCAGCTTTTGAAAGTGCTGAAACAATTCCTGCAAAATACACATGTGACGATGAAAACATCAATCCGTATCTGGGAATATCCGGTATTCCGGAAGATGCTGTTTCTCTTTTATTGATAATGGATGACCCTGATGCACCCATGGGTACATTCACTCACTGGGTGGTCTGGAATATTCCGGTTGCCTCTCAAATAGATGAAAACAGTATTCCGGGAGTTGAAGGTAAAAACAGTGCAGGTCAGGCATCATACACAGGTCCGTGTCCACCTTCGGGAACTCACCGCTACTTCTTCAAAGTATATGCACTTGATAGTGAAATTGATTTGGAAAGTGGGACTGAAAGAACTCTTGTGGAAGATGCGATGAGTGGACATGTACTGGCATATGGTGAACTAATGGGTACATATAGTCGCTCATAAACTGTAATTCTAAATCATCCGGATGAAATAATATGAACGAAAAGATGAGAAACGATGCCTATGCCATAATGTCAGAGGCGATTGCAGCGGTAGACCCAAAAGCATGTATTTACAGGTCAGTAGTAAAAAACGGCTTAGAACTGCTCATAAATGGCCGGTCTTATGACCTTTCACTTTACGATAATATCTATATAATCTCTTTCGGAAAAGCATCCATTTCCATGACAAAGGCAATGGAGGAAATACTGGGTGACTCACTTACCAGTGGTATTGCCATAACCAAATATGGATTTTCAGGTCCGTTATCAAAAGTAGAGGTATATGAGGCAGGACACCCAACCCCGGATGATAATAGTATTATTGCCGGAAAAAAGGTTCATGATTTTCTGGAAAGTACCGGTGCAAACGACCTGATACTTTTCCTGATATCCGGCGGTGGCTCGGCACTGGTAACATACCCCCGCAAGGGTATTTCGCTCACTGATATGGCAAAGCTCACCGATGGTCTTATACGCTCCGGTGCAACTATTGATGAACTCAATACGGTAAGAAAACACCTGTGTTCAATAAAAGGCGGTGGTCTTGCAAAAATGGCTTTTCCTTCAGAATCTATCAGTCTCATTCTCTCAGATGTGGTAGGTGATCCACTGGACGTTATTGCGTCAGGGCCAACTGTTCCTGATACATCTACTTACGGGGATTTCCATGAGATTATCGAACGATATAGTATTACGTTGTCACCTGCAGTTGCCGGAGTACTGGAGGATGGCCTGGAAGGTGTTATTGAAGAAACACCCTCATCCGAAGCTCCTGTTTTTGAAAAGACCAGCCATTATCTTGTGGGTAACAATGCCCTTGCACTTATGGAGGCTGAAAATAAGGCTTCTGAACTGGGTTACAATACAATGGTGCTGACTTCATCTGTTATAGGCGAAGCCAGGGAAGTTGCCAAGGTGTTTGCGGCAATTGCCAGGGAAGAAAGAAGAAGAGGTACACCAATTCCTCTTCCTGCCTGTATACTTGCAGGTGGTGAAACCACTGTTACTATGAAAGGCAAAGGCCTGGGTGGCAGGTGTCAGGAGATGGCACTTTCTTTTGCTATTGAAGTCGCCGATCTTAATGATGTTCTTTTACTCGCGGCAGGTACAGATGGCAATGATGGAACCACAGATTGTGCAGGTGCGTATGCCGATGGTGAAACTATTCAAAATGGAAAAAACCTTCAACTTGATGCTCACATGTTTCTTTCCAATAACAATTCCCATGGCTTTTTTAAGGAAACAGGCGATCTGATAAAAACAGGCCCCACGGGAACCAATGTAATGGATATCTACATTATTCTGGTGGATATGTTCTGAAGGCTCTGTAAAAATTCTGTCATTAAAACTTAAAGGCAAGCAGGTTGCTTGTCAGTTTCCAACCAGATATATCACAGGTCATGAATAACTTGAGTGATCCCGAAGGATACGGCAAAGCCGGCGTTTTCCCACAATAAGAAGAAGAGATAATATGCACAATCTCTGGAATAATATTCTTCATAGGGGCATAGGAATGTGCCGCTTTCGGCGGATGGATACTTTGTTTTTAGATTGCAGGTTGTTTTCGTGTAACTGAAAAAACAAAGCTTAGCATTTTCAGAGTTCGATATCGACCTCATACACTTTTTCCGGATTTTCTTTGTGGATCTTCCA from Methanolobus tindarius DSM 2278 harbors:
- a CDS encoding winged helix-turn-helix transcriptional regulator, whose protein sequence is MKDCTIYKTVDIVGKKWSLCILHELYKGEHKCKRFNELKNKLQDVTPKTLSTRLKELEEHGLVDKIVDDTVFPIKSEYSLTESGEEFLHVLQNIKQWGLKWQFENPECGGTNCKTCEL
- a CDS encoding PspC domain-containing protein, coding for MYKELRRSKEDRILAGVCSGIGLYTGIDPVLVRLIFAVGTFFSLGTGILIYIIAWIIIPEE
- a CDS encoding YbhB/YbcL family Raf kinase inhibitor-like protein; translated protein: MFIQRPIVYLSVVLMMIFLVFSGCIGSDDVHEETTDVLDAKPEDTADNAAKNPDNDTMISDTLTITSSAFESAETIPAKYTCDDENINPYLGISGIPEDAVSLLLIMDDPDAPMGTFTHWVVWNIPVASQIDENSIPGVEGKNSAGQASYTGPCPPSGTHRYFFKVYALDSEIDLESGTERTLVEDAMSGHVLAYGELMGTYSRS
- a CDS encoding glycerate kinase type-2 family protein, which produces MNEKMRNDAYAIMSEAIAAVDPKACIYRSVVKNGLELLINGRSYDLSLYDNIYIISFGKASISMTKAMEEILGDSLTSGIAITKYGFSGPLSKVEVYEAGHPTPDDNSIIAGKKVHDFLESTGANDLILFLISGGGSALVTYPRKGISLTDMAKLTDGLIRSGATIDELNTVRKHLCSIKGGGLAKMAFPSESISLILSDVVGDPLDVIASGPTVPDTSTYGDFHEIIERYSITLSPAVAGVLEDGLEGVIEETPSSEAPVFEKTSHYLVGNNALALMEAENKASELGYNTMVLTSSVIGEAREVAKVFAAIAREERRRGTPIPLPACILAGGETTVTMKGKGLGGRCQEMALSFAIEVADLNDVLLLAAGTDGNDGTTDCAGAYADGETIQNGKNLQLDAHMFLSNNNSHGFFKETGDLIKTGPTGTNVMDIYIILVDMF